AGACAAACCGTGTCCCCGTACGCCTTGAACGGGGACACGGTTTGTCCGTGTTGTTCGAATACACCCGTGGATAGGGAATATACCACACTGACAAACAGAGTTTGTCTGTGCCACCCAGGAATAAGCTTACAGAGAATAAAAATTTCCAGAGAAACGCCCCCGGCAAGACACCTCTTCATGGTATTCTAAAGATGTGGGTAAGGATAAGCTAGAAAATGGAGGGATGAGGGATTTCCCTCTTTTTTAAAGGGGGATTACGGGTGGTTTGTTATTCTCCACCGTTTCCACATGTTAGCTTGATGCATATGAGGTTCGTCCCTACCTCTGTCTTGCACCGTATTTTGAATAATCAGGAAAAAATTAGCCTCAGGGGGTATCAGGAGTTTGGAACAGGAGTTCCACATCTCTTGTGCTATGGCTTTAAAGAGGAGGGGTTGGAAATGAACAGGCAGGTGAGGATATATAGTTGCTGGTTGATGTCCATGTTGTTTCTTTTATCCGGTGTACTAAACAACTCTATGACTGCATATGGTCAACCGGTGCAGTCAGAAAAGCCGGTATAGGATCAATCAGGAAGATATAATGATACTGCAACTTCACAAGGAGTGGATGAAGCCGTGAAGGCAAAGGTAGAGGAGAACTATGGTAAACTACCCCTGTATTTCATCCAAAATGATGGTCAGGCAGATGAAAAGGTACGGTTCTATGAAAGAAGCATCGGACATACAACATCCTTTACATCAGAAGGGGTACATCTTTCCCTCACTCCGGCATCCCAATCTCCCCTTTCTCATGAATCCACTCAATTTTCCCTTTTTTATAAATTCACCAATTCTCCTCCGTCTACCGAATCTCTCCCTTCTCATCCATTCACCAAATTCCCCTTTTCTAAAGGGGGACACAGGGGGATTACGAAAGATAATAGTCCTCACAACCCCCAAAGAGAAACACGGACAAACCAGTTTGTCCATGCCACCCAACCAGAAACTATCAAACTCATTCCCCTGGGCGCCAATAAAGACCCTCTAATCATCCCCGAAGGGCTACAAGAGGCAAAGGTCAATTATTTTATTGGTAAAAACTCAGAAGACTGGAAAACAAATATTTCCACCTATCAGGCAATCCTCTATAAAGATATTTACCAGGATATCGATATGAGATTTTACGGGAATAACCGTCAACTGGAATACGACATCATCGTCAAACCGGGTGCAAATCCATCACGGGTACAGCTTTCTTATCAGGGCATAGAGGACTTGAAAGTAACAGAGGAAGGCGATCTGGAGATAGCACTGAAAGACGGTAAGCTCATTCAGAAGAGACCTTACGTGTATCAGGAGATAGAGGGAAAGAGGGTGGAGAGAAAAGGGGCGTTTAAGGTTTCACGGTCAGGGTCTAACGTTCGAGGCCTGAAACACGAAGCCCGAAACTCAAAACACTTTATATACGCTTTCCAGGTTGCATCGTATGACAAACGATATCCCCTTGTTATTGACCCTGTCCTCGAATATTCCACCTATCTGGGTGGTAGTGGTCGCGATCTCGGTCGTGGAATAGCAGTTGATACCGCCGGTAATGTTTATGTTACCGGACGTACAGATTCGTTTGACTTTCCAACAGCCAATGCCCTTGATAAGAAGGGCAATAAAGAAGGCGATGTCTTTATAACAAAGATGAACGCAGACGGCACGAGCCTTATCTTTTCTACCTATCTGGGTGGTAGTGATGGTTGGGATGGAGGTTCTAACATAGCGGTTGATGCCTCCAGGAATGTTTATGTTATGGGGGATACCTATTCGTCTTACTTTCCAACATTCAATGCCTTTGATGAAAGTTACAATGGAGGCGAAGATGTCTTTGTTGCAAAGATAAATGCATCCGGTACGAGCCTTATCTATTCCACCTATCTGGGCGGTAGTGGTGATGAATTTGGTGGTGGAATGACGATTGATGCCAGTGGGAATGTTTATATTACCGGGGAAGTACGCTCGGGTGACTTTCCAACAGTTAATGCCTTTGATGACAGCCTCACTGGATTTGCTAGTATCTTTGTAACAAAGATGAACGCAGACGGCACGAGCCTTATCTTTTCTACGTATTTTGGCGGCAGTAAGGGTTATTATCCCGACAGTGGTGAAATAGTTTCTGGGATAGCAGTTGATACCGTTGGGAATATTTATATTACTGGAGGGACAAGTTTGTATGACTTTCCCATAGTCAATGCTGTTGATGCAGATCTCATTGGATCGGAAGCCTTTATAACAAAGATACTCTTTGTAACAAAAATACCCTCCGATCTGCAGGTTCGCTATACCTGCAATGAGGGCGGTGGAACGATGGTTACAGACTCCTCGGGCAATGGTAATAATGGCATAATCGAAGGCGCCACATGGACAACAGGGAGAGAGGAAGGCGGGCTCAGTTTTAACGGGATTGATGACTCTGTATCTATCCCTCTGATAAATAATGAAGAGCTATCCGTCTGCGCATGGTTTTATAAAAATGTCAATGATACAACGAATACCGATGCCATATTCGGCGGGGCAAGATGGAATGCTGATCCGCAACTTCGGGAGGGGTTTGATGTGCGCTTTATCCCCAGCGCTCCTGATACCTTGAGATTTGTCCTCACAACACAGGATACAAGCGGAGTGAGAACAACAAAGGAAGCCCAGGCAAAAGCGCTCAATTCAGTTGGTAGCTGGCACCATGTTGCAGGCGCCTATAATAAAACGACAGGTGAACAGAAATTATATATCAATAGTCAACTCGTTGATACGAAAATACATCCGGCAGGGAACACAGCCGTACCGTTATCTTATTCCGAGATGAATATAGGATATTCAAAATACGGGACAGGATATTTTAACGGTATCATCGATGACGTCCGTCTTTACCGGCGAGCCTTGAGTGACAAGGAAGTACAAGGCATATACCATGCCGTTACCTCAGGCATGCAAATGCACTATACCCTTGATGAAGGGACAGGAACGATTGCCCATGATGCTTCGGGCAACGACAATCATGGTGAAATACAGGGTGCTGTATGGACAGCAGGAAAAAGCGGTAACGGGTTAAGCTTCGATGGGGTTAATGATTCTGTATCAGCGCCCCGCATGAATCATGATGAGATTTCCCTGAGTGCATGGTTCAGGAAAAACGCCAATGATACAAGCCGTGCCGATGCCATATTCAGCGCGCTAAGATGGAGTTCTGACCCGCAGCTCCGGGAAGGGTTTGATGTGAGGTTCAGTCCTGGTAGTCCTGATACCTTGAGATATGCACTGGTAACCATGGATGGGAGTGGAAATAAAACAACGAAAACCGTGAAGGAGAATTTAGTCAACTCAGTGAATACCTGGTATCATGTTGTCTGTACCTACAACATGGCTACCGGGAAGCAGCATCTGTATGTAAACGGGCAGTTGGTTGATACCGATACCCATCCGGCTGGAAATACGATTGTGCCATTGACCTATTATGATGATATAAGAGTGGGCTATTCACGATATAAAACAGGATATTTCAACGGCCTTATCGATGAAGTCCGCCTTTATCGGCGAGCCCTGAGTGACCAGGAGGTACAGGAATTGTATACGAATAACTAGCATAAGACATTTTCATAGGAAAAAATTTTATTAATCCGGGAGGCATCCCTGGTAACTGCTTAGAGTAAGGCACAAAATCGAGAATAAGAGAAAACCTCAGGGCAATTGTATCAGAATAGGAATTGTTCAGCCCGTTTTGGGTGGCGCTGACAAACTTCGTTTGTCAGCGCTTTTCTTTTTCCTATCCCTGTGTGCATTCAGACAGGGAAGGACAAACCCCAAAGGCATCAAGCTAAGAATAGTGTTCCATAAGAAAGGAGGTATTTCCTTGGAAAAAGAACAACGTGTATCCCTGTTCCCCTCTAATCACCATTTAAAAAAGCTTATCCTTATCCACAAGTTGGGTAGGGATCGAAGGCAGAAGCAAGGTAAACCACGAAGTACACGAAGAAAGAAGGACGTAGAGACGCAAGATGCCGCATCTCTCCTGATATTGCATGGATAAAAAGCAGAGAGAGAAGAATACCTAAAACCGTAACATTGAATTTCCAGAAAGAATCATCTGGCAATGCAGGCATTACAAGAGAAGCGAAGTATGTGATGGTATCAACCCACCCCTCAATCCCCTCCCAAGAGGGGACTTTTATACTCCCCTCTTGGGAGGGGTTAGGGGTGGGTTCATTCTCCTGGAGAGGCGCAACATCTTGCGTCTCTACAATTGGGGTAGGGGTATGCTGTTTCCTCTCGAGAAGGAATCGATCATAAAAAGAATTTATTGAGACAGGATGAACAAAATTATTATTTTTATCTTGTTTATCCTGTCTCAATAATGAGAGGGACCAAGAGATGTGTTTTGGGATCAACAAAATTCTTTGACTCTCCCCACATCAGGAAATCCTTGTTTGTATTGAGATTTGGAATTCTCCTATTCTTCATGTGCTTCATGTTCTTTGTGGTATTTAAAGATGTGGGTAAGGACAAGTTTTTAAAGGGGAGAAGAAGGATAAGTTTAGAAAAGGGGAATCAAGGGGGATTACGGGTGGTTTGTTATTCTTCGCCGTTTCCACATTTTAGCTTGATGCATATGCGGACGAACCCCATTCCTGTTCAAGACATACAGGGACAGGGTTTGTCCGCGCCACCCTTTCCGGATAGTATTGCAAGACTTCAAATTTTAGCTTAATGCAGATAAGGCAATGCCCTACCGGTTACATTTGACGCGATTGTCCTGGACTAAGGGGTAGGTTAACACCGCCAATCGCTTGCGCTTCCGTTGGTTAATCACAATAATATAAGCCCGAAGGGCTGATATGATTATAGACCGCGAACAACCATGATGAACAACCCCGAAGGGGTGAAATGATGATGGAGAAAACACTGCCGCCGTACAATCAAATCCCAAATGTATGACATCTCAACGCAGGTTTCCTATGTCACCCCTTTGGGGTTGAATGGCTTTTTTTGCTTTTTTCTATAATCATGACATCCCTACGGGATTGGGCAGGAAAATGAAAGGAGAGGCGCAAGATTTTGCGTCTTTACAACCAACAAACACAAAATCTTGCGTCTCCAAATCTTGCGTTTCTACAATCTTCCCAAATTTCTCTTTACTTTTTCCGCTCATTATCGTTATGAACAAAAGCTAAAACAGCCCTCCACAGCCACTTCTTAAAATAAAAAGGCAATAATATGACCATAGCTAGCGCGGTAGCCGCTATTACCTTCAGTTCCACGTGGCATATTAACCATCCGCACACCATTAATGCAAAAACAGGAACACAATATCCGCCTGGTATCCTGTAGCTCCTTTCCCGTTCAGGCCGGTATTTTCTCAAGATAATGACTGCCAAACAGGTTGGGATATATTGAAGAATACTTACCATAACACTTGCTGAAATGAGATATCTGAAACTGCCTGTCAGAGTTAATACTAGCGTTAAAACAGTAGTAACAATAATAGCCACATAAGGGGTGTGATACCTGGGATGTATTTTGGAAAACATTTCCGGAAAAAATCCATCGGCTGAAAGTGCATAAAGGCTGCGGGGGCTGGTCAGGGCAATGCCGGCATTGACGCCTCCAATAGAGAGTAATGCTCCTGCCCCGATAATTACCCCGCCTGTTGCCCCCATAAAATATCTTGCAGCATCTGCCAATGGCTTGTCAGACGTGGCAAGGCTGGGGAATGCGCCGGCGGCCACGATCTGAATAACAACATATAAAACAGTGACTATCGTCAGTACAAGAAATAAAACGCGGGGGATGTGTTTCTGCGGATGCTGCATCTCGCCAGCGGGCACAACTACAAATTCAAACCCAGTATAGGCATACAGGGCTAGAATGGCTGCTACACTAAATTGTCCACTATTATGAGGCGGAGCTAAATTTTGTCCATTGATAAAAAACAAACCCACGCTGATAAAGATACATAAAGAGAGAAGTTTCCCCAGGGTGAAAAAATTAATTGTCCTTGCCCCCGGTTTCACTCCAAAATAGTTAATAATACTCAATCCCGCCAGGAATATGATGACAATTGCATTACTCAACCACCTGACCTCTGATGGTAGAAAATATTTCAGATAAAGCCCAAACCCGCTGGCAACTGATGCCCATCCGATAATCGATGAGAACCACATTACCGAGCCGACCAAAAACCCCACAAATGGGCCAAAGGCATCCTTCGCATAAAGGTACGCCCCGCCGGTTGCAGTATACATCCCTCCCATTTCTGCAAAACAAAGGGCAATAACGAAGCAAAGCGCCCCGCATAAGGGGAATACCCATAGAGCGCCGGTCCCTGCCAGGCTGAAGAGTTGTCCCGGTAATAAAAAAATACCAGCCCCTACTACACCGTTAATGCCAAGACAAATTACATCAAAAAAACCCATAGTCCTTATCAAATGAGGATTGTGCATCTGAGATTGTTTTGTCTGATAATTCATAGTTTCGGATTGACGAATATCGAATTGTCTATATAATAAATCTTTACTGTTTAGTATACCTTATACATTATCTTTATTAAAGAAAAGGATTTTTATGGCACACGTTACAAGAAATGTTTTTTTCTTAGTTTCCGCCCTCCTGTTTTTATTTCTCTCCTGCGGTAATTTCGGTTGCAGTAAGCAAGAATCCGGCACAGAACAGGCTTCATCAGGCAAGTTCGAAGGGGAAGCGCCTTCTGTTCATAAAAAAGCGAGGCTGGATGAAGAGATTGAAAAAAACAAAAAGCTGCTGGAAATCAATCCAAATGACGCAACGGGCCATTATAATCTGGGTCTACTGTATGAGGAAAATGGTATGCTCGATGAATCTCTTGCTTCATACAAGAAGGCGTTAGAAACAAATCCTTCGATGATAGAGGCTCTTATCGGCCAGGGCAATATTTTGAATAAAAAAGGGAAATCCGATGAGGCCATTTCAGTCTTTAAAAAGGCCGTCGACATGAGCCCGCATCACGCAGAAGCATACGAGGGGTTAGGGCTTGTGTATGTTCATAAAGGACAAGCTGAAGATGCAGTTAAGGCTTTTCTCAGGGCTATCGACATAAATCCTGGTCTTGTAAACGCGCGGTATAACCTGGGTATTCTTTATGCAAAAAAGGCACAATTCAATGAGGCTATTGCAGAATGGACAAAAGCCATCGAGATTAATCCGCAAAAAATAGAGGTCTATTACAATCTTGGCGTCGGCTATACAAAATTGGGGAAAATGGATGAGGCGATCTCTGTGTGGCAAAAGGCTTTGACAATACGCCCTGATATGGCAAATCTCCACTATACGATAGGACTGGTATATAAAGAAAAGGGTGACTTTGAGAAAGCAGAGGCATCTCTCAAAAAGACACTCGAAGTAGAGCCTAACTTTGTAGAGGTACATAAAGTCCTTGAAGAATTATATCGTTCAAAAGGAATGCTGGGAGATGCAGACCGTGAAGCGGAACTCTACAAAAGTCAGTCTAGTCCGCATCACTAAACCGGGGTATGAAACTCTATACCATAGGCCTGTATAAATTTTAGAGAGATTTTTATTTTTGACAGGATAGACAGGGTGAAAACAGGATACACACTCCATCATATCTTATTCATTCTGCCTATCCTTTGTGCTATGTATTCATTTCCCCTGAGACTAAGGTACTGAGTCTCGTTAAAAACGAAGCCCAACCTACGTTCAAACAATGCAGGAACTTTTACAGCTAAAAGACAAAAACCCTAAAAGGGTTATTGGGCTTATGTCCGGAACATCAGTAGATGGCATAGATGCCTGTCTGGTTGAAATCTCAGGAAACGGCATACAGACAAAAACACATATCCTGGCCTTCGGGACCTATCCTTACCACGAGTCTACGCGTGCCGCCATCTTCGATGTTTGCAACCCTAAAACCGGCACGGTTGATAAAATCTGCCAGCTCAATTTTTACCTGGGTAAACTCTTCTCAGAAGCAGCAATATCTGTTGCAAACAAAGCGCAAATCTCTATCACAGATGTCGATCTCATCGGTTCCCATGGTCAAACTATCTATCACCTGCCAAATCCCGTTACACAGCAAGACTTGCCCATATCTCCGGGAAAGCGAAACGATGGAGCGGGGTGTGAATACTTTTCAACAAAGCTGTTTTCAGGGTGCAATACCATACCGTATACTACCCAATATCTTCGTTCAACACTTCAAATCGGAGAGCCTTCTGTTATCGCGCAGGAGACAGGTGTTACTACCGTAGCCGACTTCCGCCCAAGAGATATGGCCGCTGATGGGCAAGGAGCGCCTCTCGTGCCATACGCAGATTTCGTCCTCTTCGGGGATAAAACACGGGGACGTGCCTTGCAAAATATTGGAGGAATTGCCAACGTTACCTTTCTCCCCCGCAATTGCACTCCGGAGGATATTATTGCCTTTGACACGGGTCCGGGCAATATGATTATGGATCGCATCGTGGAGCTTATCACGAACAATACATCTCATTTTGATGAAGGAGGTATACTTGCAGCAAAGGGCAGGACTCAT
The genomic region above belongs to Candidatus Jettenia caeni and contains:
- a CDS encoding amino acid transporter protein, yielding MNYQTKQSQMHNPHLIRTMGFFDVICLGINGVVGAGIFLLPGQLFSLAGTGALWVFPLCGALCFVIALCFAEMGGMYTATGGAYLYAKDAFGPFVGFLVGSVMWFSSIIGWASVASGFGLYLKYFLPSEVRWLSNAIVIIFLAGLSIINYFGVKPGARTINFFTLGKLLSLCIFISVGLFFINGQNLAPPHNSGQFSVAAILALYAYTGFEFVVVPAGEMQHPQKHIPRVLFLVLTIVTVLYVVIQIVAAGAFPSLATSDKPLADAARYFMGATGGVIIGAGALLSIGGVNAGIALTSPRSLYALSADGFFPEMFSKIHPRYHTPYVAIIVTTVLTLVLTLTGSFRYLISASVMVSILQYIPTCLAVIILRKYRPERERSYRIPGGYCVPVFALMVCGWLICHVELKVIAATALAMVILLPFYFKKWLWRAVLAFVHNDNERKK
- a CDS encoding anhydro-N-acetylmuramic acid kinase, with product MQELLQLKDKNPKRVIGLMSGTSVDGIDACLVEISGNGIQTKTHILAFGTYPYHESTRAAIFDVCNPKTGTVDKICQLNFYLGKLFSEAAISVANKAQISITDVDLIGSHGQTIYHLPNPVTQQDLPISPGKRNDGAGCEYFSTKLFSGCNTIPYTTQYLRSTLQIGEPSVIAQETGVTTVADFRPRDMAADGQGAPLVPYADFVLFGDKTRGRALQNIGGIANVTFLPRNCTPEDIIAFDTGPGNMIMDRIVELITNNTSHFDEGGILAAKGRTHDTLLTTLLAHPYFLKPPPKTTGREEFGKQFADELYKNALCSGVKESDILTTVTAFTARTIADSYKRWIVTRHNLSEVILSGGGSYNATLIEILAHYLGPSIEIHTIDKFGIAPSAREALAFAILANETISGNANNIPSATGAKEAVIMGKIIPGRKR